The Strix uralensis isolate ZFMK-TIS-50842 chromosome 16, bStrUra1, whole genome shotgun sequence genome has a window encoding:
- the LLGL1 gene encoding lethal(2) giant larvae protein homolog 1 isoform X1 yields MMKFRFRRQGADPHRDRLRHDLFAFSKTVEHGFPSQPSALAYDPTLRVMAIGTKAGAVKLYGAPGVELTGLHKETATVTQLHFLPGQGWLLSLLDDNTLHLWEVCQKEGCSHLEETRSFGLPGRPGSDSANCSPGITRVTVVLPTSACAVACLGTEGGAVYFLTLPTLVLLEDKTLFPDEILQSVPDDYRCGKALGPVESIQEHPRDGGRLLIGYSRGLVVLWEQNTRVVQHLFLGNQQLESLAWEQSGKSIVSSHSDGGYMVWAVSGASQRTQQPVMSTIPYGPFPCKAISKILWRTCESGNPFIIFNGGMPRASYGDRHCVSVLQGQTLATLDFTSRVIDFFTVQSSEATEGGFENPRALVVLVEEELVAIDLQTPGWPTIPAPYLAPLHSSAITCSCHVSNVPLKLWERIVSAGEQQSPRLSSAAWPIDGGKNLAQEPTQRGLLLTGHEDGTVRFWDASGVSLKPLYKLGTASIFQTDCEHNDSLNQVGEEEWPPFRKVGCFDPYSDDPRLGVQKIALCKYTAKMVVAGTAGQVLVMELSDEKSEHAVSVATVDLLQDREGFTWKGHDRLAPRNGPLPFAPGFQPSVLVQCVPPAAVTAVTLHSEWNLVAFGTSHGFGLFDYYRRNPVLARCTLHPNDSLAMEGPLSRVKSLKKSLRQSFRRIRKSRVSGKKRLNASSPSSKVQEANAQLAEQVGPPEVEMTPVQRRIEPRSADDSLSGVVRCLYFADTFLRDAAHHGPTMWAGTNSGSVFAYALEVPSQEKFSERAVEAVLGKEIQLMHRAPVVAIAVLDGRGNPLPEPYEVSRDLAKAPDMQGSHSMLISSEEQFKVFTLPKVSAKTKFKLTAHEGCRVRKVALVSLASAGSEERLENCLACLTNLGDIHIFTVPGLRPQVHYGCIRKEDISGIASCVFTKHGQGFYLISPSEFERFSLSARNVTEPLCRLEVARLQDTSCLSNSSMATPKLPQANGTHVPCSPEGQRSPSDSDRSPEEHLAAFSPGPIDSPNSSMENPLDTTGDITVEEVKDFLASSEEAERNLRNASEDEARPAGILIK; encoded by the exons ATGATGAAGTTTCGGTTCCGGCGGCAGGGTGCCGACCCGCACCGCGACCGCCTCCGGCACGACCTCTTCGCCTTCAGTAAG ACGGTGGAGCACGGCTTCCCCAGCCAGCCCAGCGCCCTGGCCTACGACCCCACCCTGCGCGTGATGGCCATCGGCACCAAGGCGGGAGCCGTGAAGCT ATACGGAGCGCCGGGCGTGGAGCTGACGGGCTTGCACAAGGAGACGGCCACCGTCACCCAGCTGCACTTCCTCCCCGGCCAG ggcTGGCTCCTTTCCTTGCTGGATGACAACACGCTGCACCTCTGGGAGGTTTGCCAGAAGGAGGGCTGCTCCCACCTGGAAGAGACCCGCAGCTTCGGCCTCCCGGGACGCCCAGGGTCCGACAGTGCTAA ctgctccCCCGGCATCACACGGGTGACGGTGGTCCTGCCGACGTCCGCCTGTGCGGTGGCCTGCCTGGGCACCGAGGGCGGCGCGGTGTATTTCCTCACCCTGCCcaccctggtgctgctggaggacAAAACCCTCTTCCCGGATGAGATCCTGCAGAG CGTGCCCGACGACTACCGCTGTGGGAAGGCGCTGGGGCCGGTGGAATCCATCCAGGAGCACCCACGGGACGGCGGCCGCCTCCTCATCGGCTACAGCCGGGGGTTGGTGGTTCTTTGGGAGCAGAACACACGTGTGGTCCAGCACCTCTTCCTGGGGAACCAG CAGCTGGAGAGCCTGGCCTGGGAGCAGAGCGGGAAGAGCATCGTCAGCTCCCACAGCGATGGTGGGTACATGGTGTGGGCGGTGAGCGGCGCCAGCCAGAGGACCCAGCAGCCCGTCATGTCCACCATCCCCTACG GTCCGTTCCCGTGCAAAGCCATCAGCAAAATCCTCTGGCGGACCTGCGAGTCGGG GAACCCCTTCATCATCTTCAACGGGGGGATGCCGCGGGCCAGCTACGGCGACCGGCACTGCGTCAGCGTGCTGCAGGGCCAGACCTTGGCCACGCTTGACTTCACCTCCCGCGTCATCGACTTCTTCACCGTGCAGAGCTCTGAGGCAACCGAGGGAG gctTTGAGAACCCCCGTGCTCTCGTGGTGCTGGTGGAGGAAGAGCTGGTGGCCATCGACCTCCAGACACCGGGCTGGCCCACCATCCCTGCCCCGTACCTGGCACCGCTCCACTCCTCCGCCATCACTTGCTCCTGCCACGTCTCCAACGTGCCCCTCAAGCTCTGGGAGAGGATCGTCAGCGCCGGCGAGCAGCAGAGCCCCCGGCTCTCCTCCGCT gCTTGGCCCATCGATGGGGGGAAAAACCTGGCCCAGGAGCCCACGCAGAGGGGGCTTCTCCTCACCGG GCACGAGGATGGCACGGTGCGGTTCTGGGACGCCTCGGGGGTCTCTTTGAAGCCCCTCTACAAGCTGGGCACTGCCAGCATCTTCCAGACAGACTGCGAGCACAACGACAGCCTCAACCAGGTGGGCGAGGAGGAGTGGCCGCCTTTCCGCAAG GTGGGCTGCTTTGATCCCTACAGTGACGACCCACGCCTGGGCGTGCAGAAGATCGCTCTCTGCAAGTACACGGCCAAGATGGTGGTGGCCGGCACGGCGGGGCAG GTGCTGGTGATGGAGCTGAGTGACGAGAAGTCGGAGCACGCGGTCAGCGTGGCCACGGTGGACCTGCTGCAGGACCGCGAGGGCTTCACCTGGAAGGGCCACGACCGGCTGGCCCCCAGGAACGGGCCCCTGCCCTTCGCTCCCGGCTTCCAGCCCAGTGTGCTGGTGCAGTGCGTGCCCCCCGCTGCCGTCACCGCCGTCACCCTTCACTCCGAGTGGAACCTCGTGGCCTTTGGCACCAGCCACGGCTTCGGGCTCTTCGACTATTACCGGCGCAACCCCGTGCTGGCCAG GTGTACGCTGCACCCCAATGACTCGCTGGCCATGGAGGGGCCCCTGTCCCGCGTGAAGTCCCTGAAGAAGTCCCTGCGACAGTCCTTCCGCCGCATCCGCAAGAGCCGGGTGTCAGGCAAGAAGAGGCTCAACGCCAGTAGCCCCTCCAGCAAG gtgcaggaggCCAATGCGCAGCTGGCTGAGCAAGTAGGACCCCCCGAAGTGGAGATGACGCCGGTGCAGCGGCGGATCGAGCCCCGCTCAGCTGACGACTCGCTCTCGGGGGTGGTGCGGTGCCTCTACTTCGCTGACACCTTCCTCCGAGATG CTGCCCACCACGGCCCCACGATGTGGGCAGGGACCAATTCTGGCTCGGTGTTTGCCTACGCGCTGGAGGTCCCGTCACAGGAGAAGTTTTCGGAGCGGGCGGTGGAggctgtgctggggaaggagatcCAGCTGATGCACCGGGCACCGGTGGTGGCCATCGCGGTGCTGGATGGGCGGGGGAACCCCCTGCCCGAGCCCTACGAGGTCTCACGGGACCTGGCCAAGGCCCCCGACATGCAGGGCAGCCACTCCATGCTCATCTCCTCCGAGGAGCAGTTCAAG GTCTTCACGCTGCCCAAAGTGAGCGCCAAGACCAAATTCAAGCTGACGGCACATGAGGGCTGCCGGGTACGGAAGGTGGCCCTGGTGAGCCTGGCCAGCGCCGGCTCCGAGGAGCGGCTGGAGAACTGCCTGGCCTGTCTCACCAACCTGGGGGACATCCACATCTTCACCGTGCCCGGCCTGCGGCCCCAGGTCCACTACGGCTGCATCCGCAAAGAGGACATCAGCGGCATCGCCTCCTGCGTCTTCACCAAGCACGGCCAGG GTTTCTACTTAATTTCACCGTCCGAATTCGAGCGCTTCTCGCTGAGCGCCCGGAACGTGACGGAGCCACTGTGTCGGCTGGAGGTCGCCCGGCTCCAGGACACCTCCTGCCTCAG CAACAGCTCGATGGCGACGCCGAAGCTGCCGCAGGCGAACGGCACCCACGTCCCGTGCAGCCCCGAGGGCCAACGCTCCCCCAGCGACAGTGACC GGTCCCCCGAGGAGCACCTGGCTGCCTTCTCGCCCGGCCCCATCGATTCCCCCAACAGCAGCATGGAGAACCCGCTGGATACCACCGGGGATATCACCGTGGAGGAAGTGAAGGATTTCCTGGC ctcctcaGAGGAAGCGGAAAGGAACCTGAGGAACGCCAGCGAGGACGAGGCCCGGCCCGCGGGGATCCTCATCAAGTGA
- the LLGL1 gene encoding lethal(2) giant larvae protein homolog 1 isoform X2 — translation MMKFRFRRQGADPHRDRLRHDLFAFSKTVEHGFPSQPSALAYDPTLRVMAIGTKAGAVKLYGAPGVELTGLHKETATVTQLHFLPGQGWLLSLLDDNTLHLWEVCQKEGCSHLEETRSFGLPGRPGCSPGITRVTVVLPTSACAVACLGTEGGAVYFLTLPTLVLLEDKTLFPDEILQSVPDDYRCGKALGPVESIQEHPRDGGRLLIGYSRGLVVLWEQNTRVVQHLFLGNQQLESLAWEQSGKSIVSSHSDGGYMVWAVSGASQRTQQPVMSTIPYGPFPCKAISKILWRTCESGNPFIIFNGGMPRASYGDRHCVSVLQGQTLATLDFTSRVIDFFTVQSSEATEGGFENPRALVVLVEEELVAIDLQTPGWPTIPAPYLAPLHSSAITCSCHVSNVPLKLWERIVSAGEQQSPRLSSAAWPIDGGKNLAQEPTQRGLLLTGHEDGTVRFWDASGVSLKPLYKLGTASIFQTDCEHNDSLNQVGEEEWPPFRKVGCFDPYSDDPRLGVQKIALCKYTAKMVVAGTAGQVLVMELSDEKSEHAVSVATVDLLQDREGFTWKGHDRLAPRNGPLPFAPGFQPSVLVQCVPPAAVTAVTLHSEWNLVAFGTSHGFGLFDYYRRNPVLARCTLHPNDSLAMEGPLSRVKSLKKSLRQSFRRIRKSRVSGKKRLNASSPSSKVQEANAQLAEQVGPPEVEMTPVQRRIEPRSADDSLSGVVRCLYFADTFLRDAAHHGPTMWAGTNSGSVFAYALEVPSQEKFSERAVEAVLGKEIQLMHRAPVVAIAVLDGRGNPLPEPYEVSRDLAKAPDMQGSHSMLISSEEQFKVFTLPKVSAKTKFKLTAHEGCRVRKVALVSLASAGSEERLENCLACLTNLGDIHIFTVPGLRPQVHYGCIRKEDISGIASCVFTKHGQGFYLISPSEFERFSLSARNVTEPLCRLEVARLQDTSCLSNSSMATPKLPQANGTHVPCSPEGQRSPSDSDRSPEEHLAAFSPGPIDSPNSSMENPLDTTGDITVEEVKDFLASSEEAERNLRNASEDEARPAGILIK, via the exons ATGATGAAGTTTCGGTTCCGGCGGCAGGGTGCCGACCCGCACCGCGACCGCCTCCGGCACGACCTCTTCGCCTTCAGTAAG ACGGTGGAGCACGGCTTCCCCAGCCAGCCCAGCGCCCTGGCCTACGACCCCACCCTGCGCGTGATGGCCATCGGCACCAAGGCGGGAGCCGTGAAGCT ATACGGAGCGCCGGGCGTGGAGCTGACGGGCTTGCACAAGGAGACGGCCACCGTCACCCAGCTGCACTTCCTCCCCGGCCAG ggcTGGCTCCTTTCCTTGCTGGATGACAACACGCTGCACCTCTGGGAGGTTTGCCAGAAGGAGGGCTGCTCCCACCTGGAAGAGACCCGCAGCTTCGGCCTCCCGGGACGCCCAGG ctgctccCCCGGCATCACACGGGTGACGGTGGTCCTGCCGACGTCCGCCTGTGCGGTGGCCTGCCTGGGCACCGAGGGCGGCGCGGTGTATTTCCTCACCCTGCCcaccctggtgctgctggaggacAAAACCCTCTTCCCGGATGAGATCCTGCAGAG CGTGCCCGACGACTACCGCTGTGGGAAGGCGCTGGGGCCGGTGGAATCCATCCAGGAGCACCCACGGGACGGCGGCCGCCTCCTCATCGGCTACAGCCGGGGGTTGGTGGTTCTTTGGGAGCAGAACACACGTGTGGTCCAGCACCTCTTCCTGGGGAACCAG CAGCTGGAGAGCCTGGCCTGGGAGCAGAGCGGGAAGAGCATCGTCAGCTCCCACAGCGATGGTGGGTACATGGTGTGGGCGGTGAGCGGCGCCAGCCAGAGGACCCAGCAGCCCGTCATGTCCACCATCCCCTACG GTCCGTTCCCGTGCAAAGCCATCAGCAAAATCCTCTGGCGGACCTGCGAGTCGGG GAACCCCTTCATCATCTTCAACGGGGGGATGCCGCGGGCCAGCTACGGCGACCGGCACTGCGTCAGCGTGCTGCAGGGCCAGACCTTGGCCACGCTTGACTTCACCTCCCGCGTCATCGACTTCTTCACCGTGCAGAGCTCTGAGGCAACCGAGGGAG gctTTGAGAACCCCCGTGCTCTCGTGGTGCTGGTGGAGGAAGAGCTGGTGGCCATCGACCTCCAGACACCGGGCTGGCCCACCATCCCTGCCCCGTACCTGGCACCGCTCCACTCCTCCGCCATCACTTGCTCCTGCCACGTCTCCAACGTGCCCCTCAAGCTCTGGGAGAGGATCGTCAGCGCCGGCGAGCAGCAGAGCCCCCGGCTCTCCTCCGCT gCTTGGCCCATCGATGGGGGGAAAAACCTGGCCCAGGAGCCCACGCAGAGGGGGCTTCTCCTCACCGG GCACGAGGATGGCACGGTGCGGTTCTGGGACGCCTCGGGGGTCTCTTTGAAGCCCCTCTACAAGCTGGGCACTGCCAGCATCTTCCAGACAGACTGCGAGCACAACGACAGCCTCAACCAGGTGGGCGAGGAGGAGTGGCCGCCTTTCCGCAAG GTGGGCTGCTTTGATCCCTACAGTGACGACCCACGCCTGGGCGTGCAGAAGATCGCTCTCTGCAAGTACACGGCCAAGATGGTGGTGGCCGGCACGGCGGGGCAG GTGCTGGTGATGGAGCTGAGTGACGAGAAGTCGGAGCACGCGGTCAGCGTGGCCACGGTGGACCTGCTGCAGGACCGCGAGGGCTTCACCTGGAAGGGCCACGACCGGCTGGCCCCCAGGAACGGGCCCCTGCCCTTCGCTCCCGGCTTCCAGCCCAGTGTGCTGGTGCAGTGCGTGCCCCCCGCTGCCGTCACCGCCGTCACCCTTCACTCCGAGTGGAACCTCGTGGCCTTTGGCACCAGCCACGGCTTCGGGCTCTTCGACTATTACCGGCGCAACCCCGTGCTGGCCAG GTGTACGCTGCACCCCAATGACTCGCTGGCCATGGAGGGGCCCCTGTCCCGCGTGAAGTCCCTGAAGAAGTCCCTGCGACAGTCCTTCCGCCGCATCCGCAAGAGCCGGGTGTCAGGCAAGAAGAGGCTCAACGCCAGTAGCCCCTCCAGCAAG gtgcaggaggCCAATGCGCAGCTGGCTGAGCAAGTAGGACCCCCCGAAGTGGAGATGACGCCGGTGCAGCGGCGGATCGAGCCCCGCTCAGCTGACGACTCGCTCTCGGGGGTGGTGCGGTGCCTCTACTTCGCTGACACCTTCCTCCGAGATG CTGCCCACCACGGCCCCACGATGTGGGCAGGGACCAATTCTGGCTCGGTGTTTGCCTACGCGCTGGAGGTCCCGTCACAGGAGAAGTTTTCGGAGCGGGCGGTGGAggctgtgctggggaaggagatcCAGCTGATGCACCGGGCACCGGTGGTGGCCATCGCGGTGCTGGATGGGCGGGGGAACCCCCTGCCCGAGCCCTACGAGGTCTCACGGGACCTGGCCAAGGCCCCCGACATGCAGGGCAGCCACTCCATGCTCATCTCCTCCGAGGAGCAGTTCAAG GTCTTCACGCTGCCCAAAGTGAGCGCCAAGACCAAATTCAAGCTGACGGCACATGAGGGCTGCCGGGTACGGAAGGTGGCCCTGGTGAGCCTGGCCAGCGCCGGCTCCGAGGAGCGGCTGGAGAACTGCCTGGCCTGTCTCACCAACCTGGGGGACATCCACATCTTCACCGTGCCCGGCCTGCGGCCCCAGGTCCACTACGGCTGCATCCGCAAAGAGGACATCAGCGGCATCGCCTCCTGCGTCTTCACCAAGCACGGCCAGG GTTTCTACTTAATTTCACCGTCCGAATTCGAGCGCTTCTCGCTGAGCGCCCGGAACGTGACGGAGCCACTGTGTCGGCTGGAGGTCGCCCGGCTCCAGGACACCTCCTGCCTCAG CAACAGCTCGATGGCGACGCCGAAGCTGCCGCAGGCGAACGGCACCCACGTCCCGTGCAGCCCCGAGGGCCAACGCTCCCCCAGCGACAGTGACC GGTCCCCCGAGGAGCACCTGGCTGCCTTCTCGCCCGGCCCCATCGATTCCCCCAACAGCAGCATGGAGAACCCGCTGGATACCACCGGGGATATCACCGTGGAGGAAGTGAAGGATTTCCTGGC ctcctcaGAGGAAGCGGAAAGGAACCTGAGGAACGCCAGCGAGGACGAGGCCCGGCCCGCGGGGATCCTCATCAAGTGA